In Rhodovulum sulfidophilum DSM 1374, the following are encoded in one genomic region:
- a CDS encoding YbjN domain-containing protein: protein MSYTEDYLLSDEIHPIDLVETLASHHDWEFDRVADDQIAMAVVGQWRTYSITLAWSAFDETLRLVCTFEMEPPPERLPVLYETLNATNDLCWAGAFTFWNDQQLMVWRHGLMLSGGQTASPEQVDQLIRAAVSSCERFYPAFQLVVWADRTPANALQVAIADAYGRA from the coding sequence ATGAGCTATACCGAAGATTACCTGCTGAGCGACGAGATCCATCCCATCGACCTGGTCGAGACCCTCGCCTCGCATCACGACTGGGAATTCGACCGTGTCGCCGATGACCAGATCGCGATGGCGGTGGTCGGCCAGTGGCGCACCTATTCGATCACTCTGGCCTGGTCGGCCTTCGACGAGACGCTGCGGCTGGTCTGCACCTTCGAGATGGAACCCCCGCCCGAGCGCCTGCCGGTGCTTTACGAGACGCTCAACGCCACCAATGACCTGTGCTGGGCCGGGGCCTTTACCTTCTGGAACGACCAGCAGCTCATGGTCTGGCGCCACGGGCTGATGCTGTCGGGCGGGCAGACCGCAAGCCCCGAGCAGGTCGACCAGCTGATCCGGGCGGCGGTGTCCTCCTGCGAGCGCTTCTACCCGGCCTTCCAACTGGTGGTCTGGGCCGACCGCACGCCCGCCAATGCCCTGCAGGTCGCCATTGCGGATGCCTACGGGCGCGCCTAA
- the proC gene encoding pyrroline-5-carboxylate reductase, whose product MEFDDLSARGLVLLGCGKMGSALLEGWLKQGLPAGAVWVLDPHPSDWLRARAAEGLHLNEDLPAAPALVLLAVKPQLMDEALPQVAGFADGQTLFVSIAAGKTLGYFAAHLGAGAPVVRSIPNTPAAVGRGITALIGNDTVDEAGLALAETLLSAVGQTVRLDDESQMDAVTAVSGSGPAYVFHLIETLAKAGEAAGLPPDMAMKLARATVAGAGQLAEEAAEDPAQLRINVTSPGGTTAAALAVLMDPETGFPPLLEKAVAAATARGKELGA is encoded by the coding sequence ATGGAATTCGACGACCTTTCCGCCCGGGGGCTGGTGCTTCTGGGTTGCGGCAAGATGGGATCCGCGCTGCTCGAGGGCTGGCTCAAGCAGGGCCTGCCCGCGGGTGCGGTCTGGGTGCTTGACCCGCACCCCTCGGACTGGCTGCGCGCACGGGCCGCCGAGGGGCTTCACCTCAACGAGGATCTGCCCGCGGCCCCGGCGCTGGTGCTGCTGGCGGTCAAGCCGCAGCTGATGGATGAGGCGCTGCCGCAGGTGGCGGGCTTTGCCGACGGGCAGACGCTGTTCGTCTCGATCGCGGCGGGCAAGACGCTTGGCTATTTCGCCGCGCATCTGGGCGCCGGGGCGCCGGTGGTCCGGTCGATCCCGAACACCCCCGCCGCCGTCGGGCGCGGCATCACCGCTCTGATCGGCAATGACACTGTCGACGAGGCCGGGCTGGCGCTGGCCGAGACGCTGTTGTCGGCGGTGGGACAGACGGTGCGGCTTGACGACGAAAGCCAGATGGATGCGGTCACGGCCGTGTCCGGCTCGGGGCCCGCCTATGTGTTCCACCTGATCGAGACCCTGGCCAAGGCGGGCGAGGCCGCCGGGCTGCCACCGGACATGGCGATGAAACTGGCCCGGGCCACGGTCGCGGGGGCGGGTCAGCTGGCCGAGGAGGCCGCCGAAGACCCCGCCCAGTTGCGCATCAACGTGACCTCGCCGGGCGGCACGACGGCGGCGGCGCTGGCGGTTCTGATGGATCCCGAGACCGGCTTTCCGCCGCTGCTGGAAAAGGCGGTCGCGGCAGCGACGGCACGCGGAAAGGAGTTGGGCGCATGA
- a CDS encoding low molecular weight protein-tyrosine-phosphatase produces MTTRILFVCLGNICRSPTAHGVFQTLALAEGLDIEVESAGTGGWHVGDPPDPRAIRAAAGRGYDLTRLRACQVKAADFATYDLILAMDRSNLTALERMRPIDSETPVRLFLDFADTPRDEVPDPYYDGSFDLVLDLVEDASRGLIRHLAG; encoded by the coding sequence ATGACCACCCGAATCCTTTTCGTCTGTCTCGGCAATATCTGCCGCTCGCCGACCGCGCATGGGGTGTTCCAGACCCTGGCCCTGGCCGAGGGCCTCGACATCGAGGTCGAGAGCGCCGGAACCGGGGGCTGGCATGTGGGCGATCCGCCCGACCCGCGCGCGATCCGCGCCGCGGCCGGGCGCGGCTACGACCTGACGCGGCTGCGCGCCTGTCAGGTCAAGGCCGCCGATTTCGCCACCTATGATCTGATCCTCGCGATGGACCGCTCGAACCTGACCGCGCTGGAACGGATGCGCCCGATCGACAGCGAAACCCCGGTCAGGCTGTTTCTCGACTTTGCCGACACCCCCCGCGACGAGGTTCCCGACCCCTATTACGATGGCAGCTTCGATCTGGTGCTCGATCTGGTCGAGGACGCATCGCGCGGGCTCATCCGCCATCTGGCGGGCTGA
- a CDS encoding tRNA-binding protein, whose translation MSEISFDDFLKVDIRVGRITRAEPYPEARKPAIKLWVDFGPEIGEKKSSAQITAHYTPEDLPGRRVLGVVNFPPRQIGKVRSEVLVLGLPDENGEVVLIVPDKDVPLGGRMF comes from the coding sequence ATGAGCGAGATTTCCTTCGACGATTTCCTCAAGGTCGATATCCGGGTGGGCCGGATCACCCGGGCCGAACCCTATCCCGAGGCGCGCAAGCCCGCGATCAAGCTCTGGGTCGATTTCGGCCCCGAGATCGGCGAGAAGAAAAGCTCGGCCCAGATCACCGCGCATTACACGCCCGAGGACCTGCCGGGCCGCCGCGTGCTGGGCGTCGTCAATTTCCCGCCGCGCCAGATCGGCAAGGTCCGCTCCGAGGTGCTGGTCCTCGGGCTGCCCGACGAAAACGGCGAGGTGGTGCTGATCGTGCCCGACAAGGATGTGCCTCTGGGCGGGCGGATGTTCTGA
- a CDS encoding 2-hydroxyacid dehydrogenase, which translates to MARILVTRPMPERVVEAVRTLGETEIRQSTLPLSPDELRAALTDYDIVLPTLGDAFSAGVFADVPAPRARLLANFGVGFNHIDIAAARAAGVAVTNTPGAVTDATADIGMMLILMTCRRAGEGERLVRAGRWQGWHPTQMLGLHVTGRTVGILGMGNIGQAIARRCHFGFGMEVLYHTRSPKALDFPARALGSPEALAAEADILVSAVPGGAGTRHLIGANVLAAMKPTAHLVNISRGEVVDEAALIAALEAGKIAGAGLDVYEFEPEVPEALRSRENVTLLPHLGTATLEVRTAMGLMAVENIRAHLDGRPLPDPVG; encoded by the coding sequence ATGGCCAGGATCCTTGTCACCCGCCCGATGCCCGAAAGGGTCGTCGAGGCCGTCCGGACCCTGGGCGAGACCGAGATTCGGCAATCGACGCTGCCGCTGTCACCCGACGAGCTGCGCGCGGCATTGACGGATTACGACATCGTGCTGCCGACGCTGGGCGATGCCTTCTCGGCCGGGGTCTTTGCCGATGTGCCGGCGCCGCGGGCGCGTCTGCTGGCCAATTTCGGCGTCGGCTTCAACCATATCGACATCGCGGCGGCGCGGGCGGCCGGGGTGGCCGTGACCAACACCCCCGGCGCCGTGACCGATGCGACCGCCGATATCGGCATGATGCTGATCCTGATGACCTGCCGCCGCGCGGGCGAGGGCGAGCGGCTGGTGCGCGCAGGCCGTTGGCAGGGCTGGCATCCGACCCAGATGCTGGGGCTGCATGTCACCGGCAGGACGGTCGGCATCCTCGGCATGGGCAATATCGGGCAGGCCATCGCCCGGCGCTGTCATTTCGGCTTCGGGATGGAGGTTCTCTATCACACCCGCAGCCCGAAGGCGCTGGATTTTCCGGCCCGGGCGCTGGGCAGTCCCGAGGCGCTGGCGGCCGAGGCCGACATCCTCGTCTCGGCGGTGCCGGGCGGGGCCGGGACCCGGCATCTGATCGGGGCCAATGTGCTGGCGGCGATGAAGCCCACGGCGCATCTGGTCAACATCTCGCGCGGCGAGGTGGTCGACGAGGCGGCGCTGATCGCGGCGCTCGAGGCGGGCAAGATCGCGGGGGCGGGGCTCGATGTCTACGAATTCGAACCCGAGGTGCCAGAGGCACTGCGAAGCCGCGAGAATGTGACGCTGCTGCCGCATCTGGGCACCGCGACGCTGGAGGTCCGGACCGCGATGGGGCTGATGGCGGTCGAGAATATCCGCGCCCATCTCGACGGCCGACCGCTGCCCGATCCGGTCGGCTGA